The genomic window cAGCATGGCAGTGGAATTTCCTTTAGTTCTATATGATTGTAAATTTGAGAACATCAAATGGATCTATGACCGGGAAGTTCAGGAGTTTAATGTTACACATCTGCAGCAACTGTGGGCTAATTATGCAGTTAAAACTCACACGCTATACAGCATGCTTCAAGGACTTGATACTGCTGCCATATCCCTTGGATCAGGTAGGTTAGAAAAACCTGAAACTatagggggagggggggaagagatgATTACTAGACTAGAGGTTTCATTATGTTCATGTAATTGCTAATTGTGCACTGTaggatcaaaaaaaaatgaagtggtcCAGTGGAAAGATGCCACACCTTCTGTCCAGAAGCAGATCAGTGCCTTTGTAGAGGGAGTGAAAACACGAACCTATAAGCCATTATTGGATCGTCCTAGATGTGAAGGCTTAGAGTCTCGGATCCAGCACTTTGTTAGAAGGGGACGAATTAAACCACCACAAGAATGccaagaggaggaaagaaaaatcaaaagggacCACAGTGATATTGCAGAAGAAAACACCTCAGAAAAACTAACCAAGAAGATCTGTGTTACTAGGAATTAAAAATACTACATGGTCTTAGCAAACACAATGAAAAATGAAGGAGAGCAAATCAGTTTAAAGACTaaccaaaatgaaatttttgttGAAGAGCTAGAgtacacaaactttttttttttttaagagtatgtTCTCAATTTTATCTGCTGGTTTTCCATAAAGCTTtaggttaaaaacaaaatcaaaatgttatGTTTTTAAACTGAACTTACTATGTTCCAAATATGAAGTTAGTGGTTGATGAAAGCACAACAACTTGAACCAACTGGGAACAGGGATGAGTCGGCAgtataaatggaaatatttccCACACCTAGACATTTGTGCCTTTGTTTTCACATTCATTAAAGAAACTTGaattaaagggggggggggagtcaatcctactgtttacatttttcattGATTATCTAAGTGTTCCTCTTAGTGGAATGAAGAGTACAAAAAGTGAAATAAGGTTAAAAAGATGGATTGGAACTAGATTCtgaaaattcttaaattttgGGAGTGAAAGGCAATAGGAATCTACTAAAAGTTTATAAGCAGCATCATGACATGGAAATTATGTGACTGTAATCTTTACAATTATGTGGAAAACGGTTTGGAAAGACAAAGGTCTGACGTGAAAATGATTAATTAGGAAACAAGATAAGGGTCTGACTTGTTAATGAAAAAAAGGTTTGGACAATGaggatttggcaattgattgcaTAAAGGAGGAGGCTGTGggagaaaaagaggcaaaaagattaTGAATCTAGATGACAGGAAGCTTAGGGGAGATGAAATTCGTAAGGAATAGGTGAtaactaaaagaaatgatcaaaacAATTTAGCCTATTCTTTTATTCAATTCTAGGCTCAACTTATTTAAGACTTTCAAAGACACACAAATACATAAAGATGTACCTGTGTGTGATGtcttttatgttatttatatGAATGCATTCCTTCAACATTTTTGGTATACTTCACTTTCCTAGGTGAATGGTTAAGGTATAACTTTAAAGGTAACTTCACTGTATCAccgttttccattttattcaaagCATGGTGGCTGATGTGTCTGAAGCCTCAGATTTTCAAGTTCAGTATTCAGATCAATTTTCCCTCCCTCAACTTAGGTCCTTGTACTAGGGATTTCATTGTGCATGTTGATGCTTTCGTCAAACTCTTTAAGGATGGTAAATAAGCTTCTTTTATCAAAATCTGACATTACTGTGACTTTGTCTTAGCCCCTCCTAAACCTATTTGCTCTCAACTGTGACCGATGATCCCTTTACCCTTTGGCATTTTCTCTATAGCCATTATCCTTGCTCTGAATTCCCTTTCAAATCATTATCTTGTAACTTACATGCCTGAGTGAATGAATGCCACATTGCCATCAACCCTTAACAGCTTGCTGTTTTAGTATTGCCAGTCCTTTTCCAAATTCTAGATTTGGATTACTCCCaccatttttctccatttctcaagTGTTACCAAACAGACTGCAAAGCAAACTGGGTACACTATAAACTCATATTATCCAATTTTACCTAGGTCTCTATCTTCCCTTTATCTTTCCCAGTTCATTTCCTCTCTCACATTCAATCCTTTGTAGTCTGGCTTGCAACATATGACAACTTAAactgctctcttcaaagttaccaatgataaCTTAAATTGTCCAATCAGATGGTTTTATCTTAGTCCTCATTAAGCTTAATTTCAAAGCAGCATTTGACAAATTGTTGAGATCACATTCTCTCTTCTGGATTTTTATAATGCTGATAATTCTCTTTCATGTTTTTGCTATTTCATCTCCAATCTCCTGAGCTTCATCAAAGGTCTTTTGGACCACTGAATTGGGTGTCCCAGAGCCATCTCAATTATGCCCagaacaaaatttcttttttagaaaaaaatgcattatcAATAGTCAATTTTTGCTGAAATTGCCATCAGTCTTCTAGTCAGtagtcttcctttctccctcaccCACCACCATCCAAGTTGTTGCTCAATCATGCCACTTCTACTCCTTGAACTTCTACTAACTTGAACCTGTGCTTCTTTCTTTATTCACACCTTAGTTCAGGCTCTCATTAATTGCCACATTGCTCCAGTCTATCTACATAGATGCCAAAGTCATTTCCTTTGGTGTATAGATTTGTCACTCCCACATTTAATAAACTCCCAACGGTTCTTTATTTCTACTAAGATCAAACAGTAGGGCTGCAACAACCTCTCTTACCTCACTGCACATTGCTCCCCTCCTGTGCTCTGCAATCTAGCCAAAGTGGCCTTCTAACTTCCTCATGTTACTTCGTTTCCCATTTTTATGACTCGTGCTGGCCACCTTCACTACCTGCAATAAActtttttctcatctctgcctttttttctttaagacacAACTCCAGTAACACCTCACTGAAACCTTTCTTAATCTTCCCAACTGTTAGTGCTTTCCCCCTCTACTCtgtttattctatatattttatatatatatatacacacacacacacattcactcatgcatcccttcccctcccttagaATTCGGGTTTGTTTGAAAATAGGGATTGccagattctttttaatttgtattcccaGGGAAGCagaggagatgcttaataaaatgcttacaGATGGATTAATTAATTGATCATGAATTTTACTCAGGGCCCCAgatttagtcaataaacatttattaagcacctagtataaGCTAAGCACTGTGccaaacactggggatacaattatgaaagacagttcctgccctcaaggagcttacagtctaattggGGAAGATGCATTCAATCAACACCAAAGAGGAACAACTGAAAGAATTTACCCGACACAGCAAgggttaacctttttttttcttttgtagttaaAAGTAATCAATTgctaaaaataatagcatttatactttaagatttgcaaagcatgttacaaatattttattctaatcaaagaaaataaataataaatttcaattagaggttTTAAAGTAAATATGGATCTTCCCCCccttttccaaatctaaatccaGATCCCCACACCCTGCTCTATAGCAATCATTCTCAAACTTCATGGCAGAGTATTTTTTACTGTTAGGTTAAGGTTAGCAGACTAGGCCAATTTTCAAGAAAAGTTGCTTGAGATGTACAAATGTGGAAAAACTTCTTGCATCAATCTGATTGGATTACTGGTCAGGTATAACACCCAGGTCCTTATTAAGGtagaagtcatttagtttctCATCTACAAAGGGCTagttcaaacaatgcaataagaTTTTCTTCTACTTGCCACAACTGAATAAAGTTTTTTCACAAGACAGACAATGGACTAGACtcatgataaaatagaaaaggaacagCACAAATCCAGAACTGAGTTACAAGGTAGAATCAGTATGATTCACTCAATTCCACAATTAACCACTTCCATATCTAACACTTGCAGCACACAAACCCTTTAGCAAATCCCTCACAAATTTGAACCCTTTGTGACCCGTTATCTCCttcatgaaaacaaaaaacatttggcTGCTTTTTGCTTTACCTGTTATtaattcaaaaggtaaaataagatTCTCTATTCTAACTTCATTTTGAGGTGCACAAGAGATATTGAGAGCTTTTAAGTTAGTGTTCCAGTTAACCAAATTGTAGAAAAATCAGGAAACAAACAACACAATAGAATCTTGTATTCTCCATGTTTTTCTGTCAATTTTATGGTTGCTAGATTGTCTTTGGGAAATTGCAAAGTTCTTTTATTGGCCTTAAACTCTTCCCCCCAAATAAAGGCCTCTGTTTTTAATACCAATATACTTACCAGTAGTATGACTATGTCTCCAAGTCATGCAACCTAAGTATCTAACTCAGAAAGCAAGGCAGGTGCAAATAAGCTCCAACACATTAATAAAACAATTACTAAGAAATATGTGAGCAAAAAGTAAGGTGGGCTATAGTGTATGAGGTGACTTATCAGATATCCTGTGTTCTTCAATAGTGTTCTCACATTATTAAGAGGAAATTGACAAGAATAGGGAAGTTCTGATGGATTGCAATCTGTGTCAGATAGAATGAGATCAAAATGCATTTGAGTATAAGTAATAATTTCAATTCTGAATGTTATTTAGTTTGAGACAAGGATGGgttgttcacacacacacacacacacacacacacacacacacacacacacacacacacacacacacaacctagcacaatataatgatataatgatttggAAGTTATTTGAAtaggccccccccccccaaaaaaaaagtctgtgaaACAGTCCAGAGTCACAAGAGAGAAGGGTGAGGATCAAGTTT from Sminthopsis crassicaudata isolate SCR6 chromosome 3, ASM4859323v1, whole genome shotgun sequence includes these protein-coding regions:
- the PUS3 gene encoding tRNA pseudouridine(38/39) synthase isoform X2 is translated as MNNAAQKYVGTHDFRNLCKMDVANGVINFQRTILSANVQLVALRDPGEKFQQQQPFQLCQFEVIGQAFLYHQVRCMMAILFLIGQRMEKPEIIDELLNIEKNPQKPQYSMAVEFPLVLYDCKFENIKWIYDREVQEFNVTHLQQLWANYAVKTHTLYSMLQGLDTAAISLGSGSKKNEVVQWKDATPSVQKQISAFVEGVKTRTYKPLLDRPRCEGLESRIQHFVRRGRIKPPQECQEEERKIKRDHSDIAEENTSEKLTKKICVTRN